A stretch of the Gymnogyps californianus isolate 813 chromosome 15, ASM1813914v2, whole genome shotgun sequence genome encodes the following:
- the GPRC5B gene encoding G-protein coupled receptor family C group 5 member B, with protein sequence MKTYPAIGFFLLFVISYGSSENSSTSRGCGLDLLPQYVYLCDLDAIWGIVVEAVAGAGVLTTLLLMLILLVRLPFIKDKEKKSPLGMHFLFLFGTLGLFGLTFAFIIQEDETVCSTRRFLWGVIFALCFSCLLAQAWRLRRLVRHGKSPSGWHLAGVAICLMLVQVIIATEWLILTIVRDNKLACSYEPMDFAMALIYVMFLMVFTMGFSLFTLCGKFKKWKKNGVCLIITLFFSILIWVAWMTMYLFGNAELKRRDKWSDPTLAIALVSSGWVFVIFHAIPEVHCTILPSQQENTPNYFDTSQPRMRETAFEEDIQLPRSYMENKAFSMDEHNAALRTAGFRNGSLGSRPSAPFRSNVYQPTEMAVVLNGGTIPTAPPSYTGRHLW encoded by the exons CTTCTCCCTCAGTATGTTTACCTGTGCGACCTGGATGCCATTTGGGGAATAGTTGTGGAGGCAGTTGCGGGGGCAGGGGTGCTGACCACGTTACTGCTGATGCTGATTTTGCTGGTGAGGCTGCCCTTCATCAAGGACAAAGAGAAGAAGAGCCCCCTGGGGATGcacttcctctttctttttgggACTCTCGGACTGTTTGGGCTGACGTTTGCTTTCATCATACAAGAAGATGAAACAGTGTGCTCTACCCGAAGATTTCTATGGGGAGTTATctttgctttgtgcttctcGTGCTTGCTAGCTCAAGCCTGGAGACTTCGCAGACTAGTTCGACATGGGAAGAGTCCATCTGGCTGGCATCTAGCTGGTGTGGCAATCTGCCTGATGCTCGTTCAGGTCATTATTGCAACCGAGTGGTTAATACTGACAATTGTCAGAGATAACAAGTTGGCCTGCAGCTACGAACCAATGGATTTTGCTATGGCTTTGATTTACGTTATGTTCCTGATGGTATTTACCATgggattttctcttttcactctCTGTGGAAAGtttaagaaatggaagaaaaacgGAGTATGCCTCATTATAacgctttttttttccattctgattTGGGTAGCCTGGATGACTATGTACCTCTTTGGTAATGCTGAGCTAAAGAGAAGAGATAAATGGAGTGATCCCACTCTTGCTATTGCACTGGTGTCCAGTGGTTGggtgtttgttatttttcatgccaTCCCAGAGGTCCACTGTACCATCCTTCCATCACAGCAGGAAAACACTCCCAATTATTTTGATACTTCACAGCCAAGGATGCGTGAAACTGCTTTTGAGGAAGATATACAGCTTCCTCGGAGctacatggaaaataaagccTTTTCAATGGATGAACATAATGCAG CGCTAAGAACGGCAGGATTTCGAAACGGCAGTTTGGGAAGCCGACCTAGTGCTCCTTTTAGAAGCAATGTTTATCAGCCAACTGAGATGGCAGTTGTGCTAAATGGTGGGACT ATACCAACTGCTCCGCCAAGTTACACTGGACGACACCTCTGGTGA